The Candidozyma auris chromosome 1, complete sequence genome includes a region encoding these proteins:
- the BUD2 gene encoding GTPase-activating protein BUD2 — protein MSNLPFYKALARDHATLASQNVSYSKDSLTWYSPNRVEITKNGQIVAHDDNEPPSLLAPSLQACHVSIHSGMNQTNGLNSRRRFSKRNEPETPPAEEPPVIFVRSYDNEKLYLKIASKTTFGTFLSALMAWQNMRPAGLAKKWYAETSSSTVSSSDPHEVLVGRFRIYGPIPAKVKNLKLVKLPKPPPYQSPFEENHSEPNSPNESIHEGWFYTMGVLKSNGTLHFISELDGTLLYSLDVKSVLQSEIRELHHSICDSSNILFIGYIKELRWNNVIKSTTALTLDSLQSQSPNFLYKDGKPVASNNRVLIDFPLHIDLEDWFVGLNYYCKREYIGVYDRNSTLKPPPTKHIVDIDSTIDNDTTLDGTEAEPEVTEERVIKLNDYQRQNLRVSKKLNVDIIEAKFDNAPASLAKDVHKIYAEVVMWGFPWARTAFVQHTSNPFWKENFWTSLPISTQMVHIVIKKCSSSKNVYSPIDKVIGTVYLTPDVLSQQRHTFSTMMSVNPTGNAINVPGHNPHDSLGVAAATVANHNNTVRLSIYDATNLPIGKLLLTVDLKEYLIPTPSYFKPLERMLANCPMKDLIDFCNSTVSTSEFENVSYILLDIFQSLGIEDRWFKTLVECELVDVDKMTRKNYVSKANGSSASSNNVFNTLFRGSSIFTKSLEKYIFRIGQEYLEKVFGDLFEKITVESLNCEIDPRYVRQQQAAERKKAAGQNATDSDEDSDEDVDSDTEQEREQEVKRIVEENYQALYSYAEQLWYRIYTTSNDLPEQIKLQLKNFRNKVDFACDPEDKTTSLNCLSAFIFLRFFCPAILNPKLFYLTKNHQTGNAQRTLTLIAKVLLNLANRQEFSPHKEPHLVRMNEFLEKHTPEMYDYFDKITGRKNDFNEKILDLSHEVNRFDLGLGVDASSSELPTTPYLIDKYLRLTELIHLLKLSGNSTSQKLASASSSSITTVKSSSTFARSTTNTPSHNPQQRSPFKDNLVEANDEIMVDDEKNTYQIGSLEFEKSEFLDLVGDNETEGFIKSLCRSNEEIFSFITSNITLKDLQKQSTDLINRIDEISNRLDAPEMCENLQHDKKLWEAFAEKVVNTAVVDVAKSSIVFMDEHFQANMVPGQKRLRDNGITALKLKFPVESDKTSMSESFSTNSLGSLLRTPSKNPFKRWLKKDQVR, from the coding sequence ATGTCGAATTTGCCGTTCTACAAGGCGCTCGCACGTGACCACGCCACGTTGGCCCTGCAAAACGTTTCCTACTCCAAAGACCTGCTAACATGGTACTCGCCCAACCGCGTTGAAATCACGAAAAATGGCCAAATCGTTGCCCACGATGATAACGAGCCGCCCAGCTTGCTTGCGCCGTCGTTGCAGGCGTGTCACGTGTCGATTCATCTGGGGATGAACCAGACCAACGGTTTAAACAGTCGAAGACGGTTTCTGAAGCGAAACGAGCCTGAGACTCCTCCAGCGGAAGAGCCACCCGTGATTTTTGTGAGACTGTACGACAACGAGAAGCTCTACTTGAAAATCGCCCTGAAAACGACGTTTGGCACGTTTCTTCTGGCGTTGATGGCCTGGCAGAATATGAGACCCGCTGGGTTGGCGAAAAAATGGTATGCCGAAACGTCTTCGTCGACGGTTTCGTCCTCGGATCCCCATGAGGTTTTGGTGGGCCGTTTCCGTATATATGGGCCGATTCCTGCAAAagtgaagaatttgaagctTGTCAAGTTGCCCAAACCTCCTCCATACCAGCTGCCTTTTGAGGAAAACCACTCAGAGCCAAACTCGCCCAACGAATCGATCCACGAAGGCTGGTTTTATACCATGGGGGTGCTCAAGTCCAACGGAACGCTCCATTTCATATCTGAGCTCGACGGCACGTTGCTATACTCCTTGGACGTCAAGAGTGTGCTCCAGTCAGAGATTCGGGAGCTCCATCACTCGATCTGCGACTCTTCCAACATCCTTTTCATCGGCTACATCAAGGAATTGCGCTGGAACAATGTGATCAAGTCCACCACGGCCCTCACCCTTGATTCCTTGCAGCTGCAGCTGCCAAACTTTTTATACAAAGATGGGAAACCCGTGGCAAGCAACAACAGAGTGCTTATTGACTTCCCCTTGCACATTGACCTCGAAGACTGGTTTGTCGGACTCAATTACTACTGCAAGAGGGAGTACATTGGCGTCTACGACAGAAACCTGACCCTAAAGCCTCCTCCAACCAAGCACATTGTGGATATCGACTCTACAATAGATAATGACACCACTTTGGACGGCACCGAAGCCGAGCCTGAAGTTACCGAGGAAAGAGTCATTAAATTGAACGACTATCAACGCCAGAATCTCCGAGTTTCTAAGAAACTCAACGTGGACATCATTGAAGCCAAATTCGATAATGCACCCGCATCTTTAGCGAAGGATGTTCACAAGATTTACGCTGAGGTGGTAATGTGGGGCTTTCCCTGGGCAAGAACCGCTTTCGTTCAGCACACATCCAACCCCTTCTGGAAGGAGAATTTCTGGACTTCCCTACCCATTCTGACCCAGATGGTGCACattgtcatcaagaagtgCTCTTCGCTGAAGAATGTGTATTCACCAATCGACAAAGTGATCGGAACAGTCTACCTCACTCCAGACGTGCTATCGCAACAACGACACACTTTTTCGACGATGATGAGCGTTAATCCTACGGGAAATGCCATTAATGTGCCTGGCCACAACCCCCATGACTCCCTCGGTGTAGCGGCAGCGACGGTTGCCAACCATAATAATACTGTGCGTCTTTCTATTTACGACGCCACAAACTTACCAATCGGCAAGCTTTTATTGACGGTGGACCTCAAAGAATACCTAATACCCACTCCATCGTATTTCAAGCCGTTGGAACGGATGCTTGCAAACTGCCCAATGAAAGACCTTATTGACTTCTGCAATTCTACCGTTTCAACATCGGAATTCGAGAATGTCAGTTATATCCTTTTGGACATTTTCCAAAGCTTGGGTATCGAAGACCGATGGTTCAAAACACTTGTTGAATGCGAGTTGGTAGACGTGGATAAGATGACTAGAAAAAACTATGTTAGCAAAGCTAACGGATCTTCCGCCTCTAGCAACAAcgtcttcaacaccttgtTTCGGGGCTCTTCgatcttcaccaaatcttTGGAGAAATACATTTTCAGAATCGGTCAAgagtacttggagaaggttTTCGGAGACTTAttcgagaagatcaccGTTGAGCTGCTAAATTGTGAAATTGACCCACGCTATGTGCGTCAGCAGCAAGCTGCTGAGAGGAAGAAAGCAGCGGGCCAGAATGCTACAGATTCTGACGAGGATAGCGATGAAGATGTGGACTCTGACACAGAGCAGGAAAGAGAGCAGGAGGTCAAGCGGATCGTCGAAGAGAATTATCAAGCGCTCTATTCTTACGCTGAACAACTTTGGTACAGAATTTACACAACTTCCAACGATTTACCCGAACAAATCAAATTGCAGCTCAAGAACTTCCGAAACAAGGTGGACTTTGCCTGCGATCCAGAGGACAAGACCACATCGCTTAACTGCTTGAGTGCGTTCATCTTCCTTCGATTTTTCTGTCCTGCAATTCTTAACCCCAAATTGTTCTACTTGACGAAGAATCATCAGACAGGCAACGCTCAGCGCACCTTGACTCTTATAGCCAAAGTCTTGTTGAATCTTGCGAATAGACAAGAATTCAGCCCTCACAAGGAGCCTCATTTGGTGCGTATGAATGAGTTTCTAGAAAAACACACACCAGAGATGTATGACTACTTCGACAAGATCACCGGCCGCAAAAACGACTTCAACGAGAAGATCCTAGACTTGAGTCACGAAGTCAACAGGTTTGACTTGGGGCTTGGAGTGGACGCGTCCTCCAGCGAGCTCCCTACGACTCCATACTTGATCGACAAGTACTTGCGTCTTACAGAACTTATCCACCTTCTCAAGTTGAGCGGGAACAGCACGTCACAGAAGCTTGCCTCGGCATCTTCGAGCTCGATCACCACGGTGAAATCGAGCCTGACATTCGCCAGAAGCACCACCAATACGCCGTCTCACAATCCACAGCAGAGACTGCCGTTCAAGGATAATCTCGTGGAGGCCAATGACGAGATCATGGTGGACGACGAGAAGAACACCTACCAAATTGGTTCgcttgaatttgaaaaatcgGAGTTTTTGGATTTGGTCGGCGACAACGAGACTGAAGGGttcatcaaatccttgTGTCGCAGCAACGAGGAGATTTTCTCGTTCATCACGTCCAACATCACGCTCAAGGATCTACAGAAACAGAGCACCGATCTCATCAACCGCATCGACGAGATCTCCAACCGACTTGATGCGCCCGAGATGTGTGAGAATCTTCAGcacgacaagaagctttggGAGGCGTTTGCTGAAAAAGTCGTGAATACGGCAGTTGTAGATGTGGCAAAGAGCAGTATAGTGTTTATGGACGAGCATTTCCAGGCAAACATGGTGCCAGGGCAAAAGAGACTAAGAGACAACGGAATCACCGCAttgaagctcaagttcCCAGTGGAGCTGGACAAGACGCTGATGAGCGAGAGTTTCAGCACCAACTCGTTGGGCAGCTTGTTGAGGACGCCGTCCAAAAACCCTTTCAAGCGgtggttgaagaaagaccaAGTGAGGTAG
- the SEC14 gene encoding phosphatidylinositol/phosphatidylcholine transfer protein SEC14, whose translation MATEAEILASYPQITAPTDQTGYTSNLTEEQKEILTQLRAELVAAGYEYRLDDATLLRFLRARKFNLAKAKHMFVECEKWREEFGTNTILKDFHYTEKPLVAKMYPQYYHKTDKDGRPVYFEELGKVYLPDMLKITTQERMLKNLTWEYESFTQYRLPACSRKQGYLVETSCTIMDLKGISMSAAYQVIGYVKEASKIGQDYYPERMGKFYCINAPFGFSTLFKLFKPFLDPVTVSKIHILGASYQKELLKQIPPQNLPKKYGGCSDVNDQDLVLGDYGPWRDPQYIGPEGEAPRAFQ comes from the coding sequence ATGGCAACCGAAGCCGAGATCTTGGCGTCGTACCCGCAAATCACAGCCCCCACCGACCAAACGGGGTACACGTCCAACTTGACCGAGGAACAGAAAGAGATATTGACGCAGTTGAGAGCAGAGCTAGTGGCCGCAGGGTACGAGTACCGCTTGGACGACGCGACGCTTCTTCGTTTTTTGAGAGCAAGgaagttcaacttggccaaggcaaAGCACATGTTCGTGGAGTGTGAAAAATGGAGAGAGGAGTTTGGCACCAACACCATTCTCAAGGACTTCCACTACACTGAAAAACCCCTTGTGGCGAAAATGTACCCGCAATACTACCACAAAACCGACAAGGACGGCAGACCCGTGTACTTTGAGGAGCTAGGCAAGGTGTACTTGCCCGacatgttgaagatcaccaCGCAGGAGCggatgttgaagaacttgacgTGGGAGTACGAGCTGTTCACCCAGTACCGGTTGCCTGCGTGCCTGAGAAAGCAGGGCTACTTGGTGGAGACCTCGTGCACCATCATGGACTTGAAGGGCATTTCCATGAGCGCGGCGTACCAGGTGATTGGCTACGTCAAGGAGGCCCTGAAGATTGGCCAGGACTACTACCCGGAGAGAATGGGCAAGTTCTACTGTATCAACGCGCCGTTTGGCTTTTCCACgttgttcaagttgttcaagccCTTCTTGGACCCCGTGACGGTGTCGAAGATCCACATTTTGGGCGCGTCGTACCAGAAGGAGCTCCTCAAGCAGATTCCTCCCCAGAACTTGCCCAAAAAGTACGGTGGCTGTTCCGACGTCAACGACCAGGACTTGGTGTTGGGCGACTACGGGCCTTGGAGAGACCCTCAGTACATTGGGCCCGAGGGTGAGGCGCCTAGAGCGTTCCAGTAA
- the CTN3 gene encoding carnitine O-acetyltransferase: MKYSLFQYEEDLPRLPVPALAESTQQILAALKPLLSVEEYSEILDEAAQLMSNKTVSLIQKHLVAASQNPDVTCYLNAINGESYPGIYGDLKGDILPRNPFLVLEEDPYAQTINPPNQAQRTASLVNSTLKFIVSLRNGTLKPDVTPKSGTPLTMKCYMNLFGTTRVPDESQEYHHITISKYKHFNDSRHVLFICNNQFYTLEVLTKCDDVTKNPKHQLWFNDAELAPMVQAIMDDASSVDKITAVNNGIGAITTQTYGQWRTARMELKKSNKEYLEAIDNALFVVVLDSNSSPKTDQEKTQVISHGTSRLHEGTSIQVGSCTSRWYDKLQLIVTANAVAGVVWESSSMDSTAILRFISDIYTDSILKLARNINGAENTLFDETVQFVSGKESDVKPIVKELHFKKTPELQHLIHLSETRLADLLNQHEYKSLTMKLDSHLLSKSGLSPDSFLQVGFQVAHYALYGKIANTLEPITTRKFRDARTELIAVQNEQIENLVRLFITSADNEKKWTTFKSCALAHTKQYRDAMLGHGFERHIGALLQVMKKPSAVANLNEINKNVEGLEPIPPVEEMANTYIPFLSNESIERLTGAELLISNCGNPALHLFGIAPAVEQGFGIGYIIHRDKVVVTVSSKFRQTERFLSTFRSVMKEVKNILRGEADLLEEMADTETRKYELKRLRIERELKNVNKDLHSTKHPIDLRIDSTSSLWKPESPAKEVPRPHESGSNSDDNKDDEFNYLGGYGYFDVDEVEIRREELSREESYLSSTTSSLTSKSGSRVTSSGNLYGMVKQPHHGIQLPQQPDLRQKISLNDQIRDRLQPDVSSPSLDQVMTQGEYFQPQQQQQSRRKNQIGREVPMSRL, encoded by the coding sequence ATGAAATACTCGCTTTTTCAGTACGAGGAAGACCTCCCTCGCCTCCCCGTGCCGGCGTTGGCAGAGTCTACCCAGCAAATTCTCGCCGCTTTGAAACCGCTTCTTTCTGTAGAAGAATATTCGGAAATCCTCGATGAAGCTGCTCAATTGATGTCGAACAAAACAGTCTCGCTCATCCAGAAACACCTTGTGGCGGCTCTGCAGAACCCAGACGTCACGTGCTATTTGAACGCCATCAACGGCGAGAGCTATCCTGGCATCTACGGCGACTTGAAAGGTGACATTCTTCCCAGGAACCCCTTTTTGGTGCTTGAGGAGGATCCTTACGCCCAGACGATCAATCCGCCCAATCAGGCACAGAGAACGGCGTCTTTGGTGAATTCGACTTTGAAATTCATTGTCAGTTTGCGTAATGGCACCTTGAAACCCGATGTGACCCCAAAATCAGGCACTCCCCTCACGATGAAGTGCTACATGAACTTGTTTGGCACGACCAGGGTCCCTGACGAGCTGCAGGAGTACCACCACATCACCATTTCCAAGTACAAGCACTTCAACGACTCGCGCCACGTGCTTTTCATTTGCAACAACCAGTTCTACACTTTGGAGGTGCTTACCAAATGTGATGATGTAACAAAGAACCCAAAGCATCAGCTCTGGTTCAACGACGCTGAATTGGCGCCCATGGTGCAGGCCATTATGGACGATGCTTCTTCGGTGGATAAAATCACCGCTGTCAACAATGGTATCGGCGCCATAACCACCCAGACATATGGACAGTGGAGAACTGCCAGAAtggagttgaaaaaatcaaacaaagagTACTTAGAGGCCATTGACAACGCACTCTttgtggtggtgcttgACTCAAACAGCTCTCCAAAGACGGATCAGGAAAAGACTCAGGTCATTTCCCACGGTACCTCTCGATTGCACGAAGGAACAAGCATCCAGGTGGGATCGTGTACTTCACGATGGTACGATAAGCTTCAATTGATCGTTACTGCCAACGCAGTTGCTGGTGTTGTGTGGGAATCGTCACTGATGGATAGTACTGCGATCTTGAGATTCATCAGTGATATTTATACCGATTCCATTTTGAAGCTTGCTAGGAACATCAACGGTGCCGAAAACACCTTGTTCGACGAGACAGTTCAGTTTGTCTCTGGTAAAGAAAGCGATGTGAAGCCAATCGTGAAAGAGCTCcatttcaagaagaccCCAGAGCTTCAGCACTTGATTCACCTTTCAGAAACGAGACTTGCAGATCTCCTCAACCAGCACGAGTATAAGAGCTTGACAATGAAGCTCGATTCTCATCTTTTGAGCAAACTGGGTCTTCTGCCCGACTCCTTTTTGCAAGTGGGATTCCAGGTTGCACACTATGCGTTGTACGGCAAGATTGCCAACACGTTGGAGCCCATCACCACACGAAAATTCCGTGACGCTCGAACCGAGTTAATTGCTGTTCAAAACGAACAGATCGAAAACCTCGTTAGGTTGTTCATCACTTCGGCAGATAATGAGAAAAAATGGACTACCTTTAAGTCTTGTGCCCTTGCTCACACAAAGCAGTATAGAGATGCGATGTTGGGACATGGCTTCGAGCGTCATATCGGCGCGTTGCTCCAAGTTATGAAAAAGCCTAGTGCTGTTGCCAATCTCAACGAGATCAATAAGAATGTCGAGGGCTTAGAGCCAATTCCGCCCGTTGAAGAGATGGCCAATACGTATATTCCGTTTTTGTCAAATGAGTCTATTGAAAGACTCACTGGCGCCGAACTTTTGATAAGCAATTGTGGGAACCCAGCGTTGCATCTTTTTGGAATCGCCCCTGCTGTTGAGCAAGGCTTCGGTATTGGCTACATCATCCACAGAGATAAGGTTGTGGTGACGGTGTCGTCGAAGTTCCGGCAAACCGAGCGTTTCCTCAGCACGTTTCGTTCTGTGATgaaggaagtgaagaaCATCCTTCGTGGAGAAGCAGACTTGTTGGAGGAAATGGCCGATACTGAGACCAGAAAGTACGAGCTCAAGCGCCTCAGAATCGAAAGAGAGTTGAAAAACGTCAACAAGGACTTGCACTCGACCAAGCACCCAATTGATCTCCGCATCGACTCAACCTCGCTGTTGTGGAAACCAGAGTCCCCTGCCAAGGAGGTTCCAAGACCTCATGAGTCTGGAAGCAATTCCGACGACAACAAGGACGACGAATTCAACTATCTCGGTGGATACGGTTACTTTGACGTTGACGAGGTTGAGATTAGGCGTGAGGAGCTCTCTCGCGAGGAATCTTACTTGAGTAGCACAACATCCAGCTTGACGTCCAAATCCGGTTCTCGGGTCACTTCAAGCGGCAATTTGTACGGAATGGTGAAGCAACCTCACCACGGAATACAGCTTCCTCAACAGCCGGATCTCAGGCAAAAGATCTCTCTCAACGACCAGATAAGGGAccgtttgcagccagacGTGCTGCTGCCTAGTCTTGACCAGGTGATGACGCAGGGCGAATACTTCCAgccacagcagcagcagcagctgagaaggaagaaCCAGATTGGGCGCGAGGTGCCCATGTCGCGTCTCTGA